A segment of the Gossypium hirsutum isolate 1008001.06 chromosome D10, Gossypium_hirsutum_v2.1, whole genome shotgun sequence genome:
gaattgaaataaaataattttaaatacacaATTGACGTgtaaatttatttgaatatgattgaatgaatttttacatgattctaattatttaattaaataataataaattttgctCATAACTTTAACATCCCTGATTAACAATACTATCAATTTGAAattactaataacattataaaaatcgagagataaaattatgtaaaattaatatatagAGGGATTATTTTCAATAAGAGTCCATTGCTTTTGAAAGTCCTTGTATGAATTAGATTGAAATTGACTCACCTGCCAATTGTTTCTCTAAAGTGCAATGATTATGTCAAGTTGTGGGGACTTATCATACCAAGTTTCGTAAATTTAGAGAATGTCAAAATTTAAGCCCTTCCCCCCACCCCACCCAAAAGGAAAAGGGTGtctaaaccatatatatatatatatataatggtggGGTCTATATATAATGGGAAAACTGAAAATATATGGTTTATCATATGAGAAAAATGCCTTTTGATTCAAAAGAATTGGTAAATTTAAAGAtgttatttcaaattaaattcaaccaattataccaaaattgagaaaagaaacttaaaatatcaatggaaaaaaaaacccaatccacacaccttgcaaaaaaaaaatctaatgaaTATCACTTACAATCTCAAGGACTATGATCAAGGACATGGTGTGAGCATATAAGGTGACAAGAAATGACCCTTCATTTCACCTAATGTCCTTAAAATCTATCTTAAAGAAGATCAAAGAGGGGTATAATTTGGGGACCCCAAATGAGTATTAGAATggttttaaaattattcaaacaagtgcacAAAAAACAATGATTAATAAACTCAAGTGGCTTTAGAATTTAGGAGGAATTTTTTCCTTTTAGTACAAAATGCATTTTCAATAAAATGGGTAAATTGCATTAGTAGTCACTCagttattagtaattttttagtcacctaattataaaaatttacaaaataattatctaactatttaattttatcttttttggtcaccaGTTCGCTAACGGTGACAGCTTTTCTTTATGACCCTTTCACCTAAagctaaaaaataacaaatttatcaactaaatttgattgaaataatataaaaaatgtaaacacccaaaaattcaagataataattttttatcttttctcattcttttaaaattaactcttaatgttacaaataaaaacaatacacaatatataaatattgaaagttaaatatttaaaaattttctcaaaatttaatCTAAAGATTTGTATTTGATGATAGGGAAGTCAATATTTTGGACAGAGACGGGCATGGAAGGAACGTGCACCTAATTTTAAAGGGAAGGATTATATAGTCTTACATAAAGCTAAAAAAGAAATATATGGAGAGAGAAGTAGGTGAGAATTAGTGAATCACAAGTATTTGAACAAAGAACCCTAGACATTAAATAATGACCCCTAAATGATAGAGTTTTGAGATAGGACGGCAAGACAAGAAAATTGGGaccttatttccttatttttatcttttaataattttctcaTTGAACATGCAATTGCCACacttgatatatttaaatatttaatcttACCATTTGGTTCAACTATTTCTGAACTTATACCAATGATCTATTCCATAGGAGTTTCCTGAAACTTGGGGCTGATTTGCACCGAATGGGAAttgaatagaaaaaaataaaattttaagtagtGCAACATCcactacataaaataatagaaaagggtTAATTGCATTAAAAACTTTAAATCGGTCCCTAAAATTTTATATGTCTCAGtttaatctttaaattaaattattattacaatTAGGTCATTTTGTCAACCTATTTATCATCTTTGGCGTTAAATGGTTGTTTGGATctaatatgtaaaatatttattaattcataCGTGTTTAAAAACAGATTCATGACATATCCAAACTGACATTTAATGTCAAAATTAACAAAAGAACGTAATAAAAACGACATTTtagtttaaaaattcaattaaatcgTTTCAAAGTTTGGGaccaatttaacatttaatacataatttaggATGTCAAATATAATTAACCCAAAAAAGATTTCAGCACCAATTTTATTTCCCTAAAGTCCCATTTTGTTTTAACATCACATTTGGTTTCAACATGAAActcattttcacaaatagaaACTTTCTTATTGATAATGCATATACAATCTGTTCATTCACAATATAGATGTACTAAATACTATAATACTATTAGTTAAAACACGAGCAGGCATGCTTTTAATAATTTGTTAAGTGACTAACCCCACAATCATCTTTATATATTATTGTAAATTACCCCAAGGATTAATCGACATTAACAATGCATTATCGTTCAATAAGGAAACGAAGGGTGGCCATTGTTGCTATGGTGCTTGTTTCACCGACTTCGGGGTTAGACCAAACACCCAAAAAACGACACCGCCACACGTTGAAATCTAAAAACATATGGACCCTTTTTATAAGTTTTGTTGGTCAACCCCATGGCCTCATCTCTCTATTATTCGTTGTTGTTGTTCACATTTTGTTTATATATAGTGTTTTTGCCTTCACCTCTCCTTTTAATTGCTTTTATTTGTGGGCTCTTTGGCACGTGTTTTGTGCCCTCTTCTGGTTGCCCAACGTGATCATCCCTTAGGGTTACTTTACCAAGGCCACAATTCTTTCTCGAATATATGTGTGTCTAGGTATTGATTCGTCCTGCTTCCTTGTCATCTTTTACACCTCATGATTCTCTCATTATTACGtcactatatatagtatatttctgcgtatacatacatgtattcgattaataaatatcaaatcaTTGTTATCGtatcaattttaaaaacatgaatttaaacgTGTTTAAGTACATTATGTTGTTCATTTTGAGAATAGAGATATAGCCTCCATGAATATcttattgattaatatatatttttaaagttaaaatatgttattaattcttgtacttttcataaatttagaatttagtctctttCTAGTAATTTAATTCCTccacttttcaaatttcaaaattcaggttcaACTATTAATTGAATTTAACGAAGATTggtgttaacaattagacttgaattttaaaatctgaaaagtgaAGAGACCAATTTCTTGAAAATAAATATAGATTgaattctaaatttgaaaaacagtaaagagtttgatgacatattttaacctaattttaattaaaagttatCAACATATATATTGATACTATcgaattattaattaaactatCAAACTAACAAATCAAAATAGGTATATCAAACCTCTTCATTACGAAACTTGAATTTATAATGTCTTtcttattattaaactaattccTAGTTAAGAGTAATTTGTAAATATAATTAATGGtcttaaaaagggaaaaaagttgACCATTTATGAACTATTATCATCcaagattatatataattttgtgtgtatatatatatatattaagtcaaCAAATAAGCTGCAACAACTCAATCGGTACGTTTTGAATATGGTTAACTGGTAAGAGAAGTCATAAAACACGACAAGAGCAATAGGGTCCCATATGGGCGAATGGGTCTGGTCACTTTGTGAGAACTAGAGAGAATGTTCCCACAAGGAGAAGAAGACAAGTGAGATAAATCCAAGGGATTGATGGGTATAAACAGCTACTATATGGTATATATCCAATTTTGTATCAAATGGAAAGTGACCTGCATGCTGTGTCTTAACCACATATGGCTATAGATTTGGAAGGTTATTTGATTTTGAGTAAACTATACCGGTAGTCACCTGATTATTAGTAAGTTTCTTTTTAAATCAcctaattataaaaagttataaaataatcacttaattattcGAGTGTTTTTTTGGTCACCAGATGTTAAACAACTAATGGGAAGATAACATGACATCTTTTAAAACTGGCATGATAACAAATTTAGTCACAATGTTTACATATTGTATTAATTTagtcttatttttaaaaaatttaaccctcaatgtttacaaTTACCTAATCTTATCCTGTTTTTTACACGAaaataagactaaattgacatagtTTATGAATGTTGAAgattaaagttgttattatatatGCCAATTGTAAAAGTTGTCATGTCATCTTTCTATTAGCCTTTAAATGACTAGTGgtcaaaaaagagaaaaaaaattgaataattggatgatcaatttgtaactttttatagttgagtgacaaaaaatTCTAATAATTAGATAactaccaatatatatataaattgaaaatgataGCTCCATTGATGTTATTCATTGGTTTTGATTCAATCAATTTCAGACTCATAAATGGCATAGAATGGTTTACATCaataatagataaatatatatatacaataacaTGGAAACTAAAAGTTTAGCAAAGGAGGTGATTCAGAGAATTAACAACGTTAGGgttaaaatcaaaatcaagataaATTAACAATATTCAAAACTAAACTAAATAAATCTAATTTATATAAGATGAGACTCTATATGAAAATGTAGTTAACTATGCTCAATCATTAAAAATGGAGGAATGAAACGAAGGACAAAGACATTTAGGGCTTAAATTTGAAGAAGGGGGGCAAAGATATTGGCCGTAGCAACCTCTCAGCTTCGTACTTTGACTCAGGTACGCGCCAAACACGGGTCCCGCCTGTCTCCTCGCACGCGCTCGTGCCGCGTGGGTCCTACGTTgactcttttctttttgtttttatttttttactttttattctgCTCCTGTCTTTCCTCATTTTCTCTTATATAAGCATGatctcattttcctttttttctttttagtcattttaatccTGTTTTAATGTTTTCTTTATTGTGAAGGCTAAGCATATAACCAAAAAAAGACTCAAGTTAGTTGATGAATAACTCGTGTGTTAACCTCATAATTAAGGCGTTCATTGCTTTATGTGTATCTGAGTTTGAATTGTGCTAATCGCGTTACTGTTAAGGCTTTATCCCtctaataattcaataataaaaagtTAATTGATGGAAATACtttctttttaatacttttttaattactctttctcttttctctctcaaAGTTATAATTACATTTCCCATTCCCATTCGTATTACAGTTTCAATATATACATTCCGATtagaataatttattataatttatgaatatatTCGTGGATTGAAAACTcatatatgataatattttaatctaaaatcGTAAAATTTCTAAAACTTCAATCTTATTTATTGACACGATGATAAGGATTGGAGACTTGTGGTAGCCAATAGGGATTTTGATGTAAAAAGACACTATCTATATATTTGTAATTAGGTGCCCGTTCTTGAAACTCTAAAAGTTGAATCATGACAAACAATTTGCATGTGTACGAGGATGTGAAGGATGGACGTATGaatttaatgataatattttaCCAGAAATTTATCTAATCAAATAAAATGGGGGATAAAAGATGTGGTTAAACCAAAACTTTGATTTAGAATTAACGCCCCTTTTACTTAATTTCAAGACACATTACATTAATCCATTgacatttacatgataaataaaaTAGTGTAGAACATAGTAGATAGTATAGTGGATTAAAGCTAATTATCATACGAGACTGATCCGATTTTAGCCTCCCATAATGTCTTGATTGGCTTAATTTTTAGTAACCCTTTGActtgcctaaaattaaaaatggaCTTATACTCAACTATAAGTCAATATTAGGCCGCAGTCCATAGAATATacttgatgatgaaatttatattaaGCCGATGGCTTGATTggattattttttacattttctttttgttttgactGTCCAAAGTTAACAAGTAATATGTAGCATTGGATCATAATATAAGTCAATATTAGGCCGCATTCCATATTagtatttctttcattttatgGTCTTAATCTATAATTGAATTTctcttagttaatttttttaatattagctcaaaattaagttaaaactaaaatgaatttaaataaaaaaaagataaaattcattTAGCTTAAAAATATTTGAGTGTTAATTTAGTATACCCAAATTTATAAGACGATAATGTAATTTATTAATAGGGTTTAAAAAGTAATTTAAGTTCTTAATTACTTTATcaataattattaattgttttaaaaataattattatttaaatgtttttatatcatttttatttctctACTCGTATAGTggatgtgtgtatatatatatatacataatctcACGTGTACGTATCAGAATTGACCAAAACCATTAGTTGAAAGATTGAGTCACAAATTATGACTTGATGAAGTATCAAAGTCAAGCAAATTAGAAGGGTTGAAacttcaaaattaaatcaaataaggaaaaaaataaaggtCTCTTTccttgcattttttatttttggattaattACGTTTCATGGATCAGAcctaatttaattctttaaaagtCAACTATTTTCTTCGATTTTTTTTAGGGTCTAATTAACTTTgtcataataaaaattaaaattaataagttCATGGTCAATATGCTTACAAGtacctttttgtttttgtttttatcctAAGATCTCCCATCTTCAATAGGAATATTAGGTGAGTCGAAACGAGTTGGATATTTAAATACGGGCAAAATTCTTTTAACGTTGTTTTTTTTCTATAAGATTACTTTAAGGACTTTAAACTAATGTTAGATTATCTAGTTAGAACGAGGAGGGAtgggtagtttttttttttttggaataatttttttttctgacataatgtctagaactactcatagcccctctcaacccataaataagaggataatgcgcttcaacacaCTCAAATCCACATCCTCctgtattgacaacaatatccatgccaatcgagttaaaactcaatcaaaGATACATGTAACCATTGATTTCATTAATGTTTGTTGTTTGGTTTTGGACTCATTTGTTGACAAAGTTTTTgatatctttttaatttgttggtAGTCATTTTACTAATGTAGTCGTTTCGGTTTactcaaaagaagaaaaaattattgACTTTTAAGGCGTTGACTTGTAATTAATAAATTGCAATTTGGTTTGGTAATCCGCCTTTGTTCACCTATTCCATTTTTGCTTCTTTCGTTTTGTCGCTTTCATAAAACAATAATATTTCCCATTctcgaattttaattttttatttttaaataataaattataaaatcaacgaaccaaattaattttatataatttccacaaaaaaataaatttatataatattacaatttttaattacatattttctttttccaattcCACGAGGCTTAGGTCCactcaccaccaccaccacaacAAAAATATAATGTGGTCCATAAATTTCAGGTTTATCAAAAagcttcttttattattatttatccaCTATTATATCAACCGTCCGATTATATTTGAGACAAAAACAACACTACCGTGGCCCTCAGATCACCTTTATCTTCATCAATCATCATGTACCCACACATATTTTATACAAAAATAGTCACAATGGgttaaaatcttaatttaaagATAGAATTTGATACATACAAACTGCATTAAGCAATTATACTATAACAATCAAATTAATACATTAAACCTCGTATTGAAGGAGATGACTCTAATACTTGATTAACTGGTCCACAACTTCGTTCTAGGTTCTTTAAGCATTCAAAAATCTAAAACCTCCACTTTTATCAACATGTTATtggaaaatataaatattttttaaaaaataaaaaaggtgtaTTTTAATGAATAAGTACAAATAGGGGAAGAAAGTTAAAATTTCCTtcttacatttttataattaataataattgaaaGAATTCGATTCAAAATTCTCCCTTTATTTGTCCAATCATCCCTTGAAATGTCAACCAACTTTTGGTATAATCTCCATTACACTAACCCCTACTCCTCTTCAAACCAATATATATAAATCGCACATCTCCACCACACCTACATAAATTCCattctatatatatatctacatacACACGAACGTTCAACTCTCAAgggaaaaaaaaggactaaattgaaccaTGGCAGAAGAATTTCAAGCAGCTATTtgtggaggaggaggaggaacatGGTGGAATATTCCgacgaaaaccatgttttcaggCTGTAATTCTCCGTTGTATTCGACGACAATTGCTGATATGGGTAGCTTCGGGTGGGGCAATGATATGGTAGCCACCGATGATATCATCATCAAGCCAAGGTCTTGTTACAATTCAGACAATAGTGGTACCAACAACAACAGCAGTATTTTGATCGATTCCACTTTGGGTTTTGGTCTTTCATCATCGGATAATTGGAACCAATCCTTGCTGTAAGTAAAAAAACAAGAATCATTTAAAAGacccttttttttgtttgtttttatttttattttttataatctcCTTGTTTACAGCCGGAGTAATAATCAAGAGTTTCCAATGGATTCAACATATGAATGCCCTTCAACACTGTTATTCGACACTGACCCACAACAACAATCCGTTTTTAACAACAACAATCAGTCAATTAACTATATGTCTTGTTCTTCTTTATCATCATCACCTTCTTGGCCAAAACTAGCTCCACCATTGACGACAAAGCAGCAGCAACAACCACCTGTAGGTACTGGTACCTTACAATTCTCCAACAATACATCCTTTTGGAACGCATCTGCAACTGGCAACATATTACCTTCGTTGTATGAAGAGAAACCTAATTGTCCCACCTTGACTACAAAGGTAAATAATTAACAAAGTTTGAGATTTGgtcatgataaaaaaaaaaatacacttctgattttttgttttttgcaAATGGTTTTTATTTTCATAGACTAATATCGAAGAAGTTCGGAAAAATTCGAATTCGAAGAAAGCAAGTAATGAAACTCCACTCAAGAGGCCAAGACTTGAAACCCCATCTCCATTACCAACTTTTAAGGTATGGACAGTAAAAGCAACATTGAGGCCGTATGAATTtcaccaatttttttctttttttacttttcttccaAGTAAAGTGATAATTTACAGTCATTTTTTATGATCAGGTTCGAAAGGAAAAGCTAGGGGACCGAATCACTGCCCTCCAGCAATTGGTTTCACCTTTTGGAAAGGTAAATTTTTACCATATTCGAACTCGATGTGTTACTTAAAAGGATATATATCAAgctttacttttatatatataacttcgGGTTAATTTgtatttaacccttttttttcaGACTGATACTGCCTCAGTTCTACATGAAGCCATTGAATACATCAAGTTCCTCCATGATCAAGTCAATGTATGTTCCTCATTCTACATAAAAGTAGCCctccatatatatattgtggtaAAAGTAATGTGAAGCTTCTGTAATAGGCGTAAGATTACATTTTGCTTCTTTtactaaaaaaagaataaattagtctttatatgcggtagaaatgaatgaaatctTTAACATAAATGATCAgattgctctttgatctaatgtaaaaggactaatttacttaattttttagtAGATATAGTAAAATGTATTCCAACTCTTAGTATAAGGGCTTCCATGATGCTTTTACCTATATATTGTTTAATATTATTGGATAAAGGCAAGCATATTCTCTGGAGAATTCTCAAATTTGtactgaaaaagaaaataatgtttATTGCTTTTTTACGTGATTTCAGGTTTTAAGTACTCCATACATGAAACAAGCAGCAGCTTCCATACAACAGGTAATAAAAAAAACCAAGATTTTCTAAGGCTGCTAATAAGTAATAACAACCAATTATTACTATTACAATTAATAATGAATATAATTGTCTTATTCGAACCACTTTGCAGAGTACTGATAAGTTGAAAGATCACCAAGAAGGTCCAAAACAAGACCTAAGAAGTCGTGGGCTATGTTTAGTGCCTGTTTCCAGCACATTCCCAGTTGCCAATGAAACACCAGCTGATTTTTGGACGCCAACGTTTGGTGGAACTTTCAGGTAGATTtaacaacaaagaaaaaagaCAGCAAGGAATGATATAATGTAGGGCTAGCAGATGATTAGGAACCCCATTCCTTTGAaggattatttaaaaaaaaaagatgataatgataggttttttttttttttaaatttcaataatcCAAGTTTGACTTGTTAAATATAGTTTTGGAAGTGGGATTAGCAATAGGAACAAGTGCTAAATTCAGCGGAAAAATCAATATGAATTTAGCTGAAGTTAGCAGAAATGGGGGTTAAAGAGACTCTTTTTGTTCCTGTTGACTACATgtatatcatcatcatcatcatcaaacaataactaagattattattgttgtttttcttgtatttgaattttctttctttGAGTGGGTGTAGCTCGGTTGATTGtggtatttttgttttaaattgcgctattaaattattagtaaaattatgttttgattattcgatttttaaaaattaaaagaataattattgaaatattaaaaaaattttatttaagtcattaatttgttcttttttttgtaataaaaaagTTTAGTTAGCGAGTTTCAAGCTATGATTTGACGATCAATACAGTGGATAAGTACCCATCAATGagtaaaagaacataccttagatctaagTCGATTTGAAAATTAGTGCCGGAGAATAGAGAAAAaggttgtttgaattttggttcgtaGGTTCGTGACGttcaaagttatttcataaaaaaatttaaattgtagaACAGAATCAAAATGAGAACTTTCGATTGATATAGGTGGTGTGAACAAATGAGGCCATACAATAGCGGTTTTAACAATATAGCGAGTTAAaggaaaactttcgaataattcagtGATCATTtagtaactttttaaaattaagtaaccaaaaacataaatttactagtAATTTAAGGTCTTTAGTGACgtaatttttttctgttttttatttttgtctttatataatattttgaatGAAGCAGTGGGAAGTCAGAGAGCGGCCCACTTCTCCTGCTTTTAGGTTTCATCATTTAAATTGCGATTTTAGTCCTTCTATTATatcgaaattagaaatttaaggaacttattttaaattgatagaatttgacCTTCTACTATCATGATGTTATTAGTAGGTCTGAAAAATTGTTTGGGCAAAAATCTAAGTATGTTTAAGATATGGACGACCctcatatattaatatttaaagttGGAGTATAGCTAATCCATTTTCAAGTTTATTAAAtcatttttgtttatatatattatgtataaaaattaataaaaatacatcTGACTAATAAAAACTAAACACaaatcatatattttttaaaaaaattaaaaatatcaacaaTTTTAAATGGAATCTTATTATAAGTTGGCTTGAATAAAATTTGAGACTCATATTTCAAGTCAGGTCAAGTTTGATTAAGTACGTATAGTATTGATATCATATATGGGCCTGACCTAAATTTAACTCTATCGAGACTATAATTACTTCTAACTTTGCACATGCATACGACTGCCTTGagcctttaaaattttattatcttattataaaTGTTGGGATTCAAATTACAAACGTATTAAATGTTatcttttaaaaatgatttatacgaaataattaaattaaatttgcgTTTAGTTTGATGGATGCTAAAATTTGTTTAACACATAAAATTTGATCAGCATACTTTTGATCTGTTGATTTTTGCGAATTAATTTATTGCataaatattattgaattgttagtttttattatttcctCGCTTATAAATTATTcaactctttatttttttatttaacaataaaatttaataatgttatttATTTGGGCTATCTTTCAATTTTCGTAAAATACGAGAATTAAACTCTAACGAAAATATAGAGATATGCGATTTTAGTATCTAAAATGTTgtttatatattaaaaacaatttgtattatttgattaaatagtATTTGAAATTTAtacttaatatattataatattaactaattttttaaatatcatttaatttattttttatttactttttcaaGTCATGTTTAGTGAGGTCTAAAAATCtacatttttaacttttttgcGTCAATTTTCAACAACATAACAAAACacttaaaattattaaaccaaaTATTTTTCATGATATtctttttaaactattttatttgaGAAGATGATATTAAAGCCAGAAGTTTACATGAGAGAATCCATTAAGATGCCATTTAAAGTCATTATTTCCTCAAATGGATGCTTTCAACCTTTTCCTAAATTAATTCAAGTTTGTTAAGTAATGTGAAAGAGAGAAAAACAATGATTGAGAACCTATTAAAGGTCTTAATTTATCAAGTGCCCCAAGGAAGCTTAATATTGAAGAATCCCCTGTGAGAAGGGGCTACTCatgaatttttttctctttaaaataAAGTACTTTCAATTCTTATATTCTTGATTGCTACATTGTCTTTACACA
Coding sequences within it:
- the LOC107940941 gene encoding transcription factor bHLH112, with the protein product MAEEFQAAICGGGGGTWWNIPTKTMFSGCNSPLYSTTIADMGSFGWGNDMVATDDIIIKPRSCYNSDNSGTNNNSSILIDSTLGFGLSSSDNWNQSLLRSNNQEFPMDSTYECPSTLLFDTDPQQQSVFNNNNQSINYMSCSSLSSSPSWPKLAPPLTTKQQQQPPVGTGTLQFSNNTSFWNASATGNILPSLYEEKPNCPTLTTKTNIEEVRKNSNSKKASNETPLKRPRLETPSPLPTFKVRKEKLGDRITALQQLVSPFGKTDTASVLHEAIEYIKFLHDQVNVLSTPYMKQAAASIQQSTDKLKDHQEGPKQDLRSRGLCLVPVSSTFPVANETPADFWTPTFGGTFR